DNA sequence from the Strigops habroptila isolate Jane chromosome 4, bStrHab1.2.pri, whole genome shotgun sequence genome:
CGGCAGCGCAGCGCTGGATGCGTCCCCGCAGCCACTTGAGGAAGGGCTCCATGGCGCAGCCGCACACCCAGGGGTTGCCCCCCAGGCGCAGGGCCACCAGCCCCGGCAGCCCCTCCAGCGCCTCCAGGCTGAGCGCCGGCAGCGCCCCGAAGCTGAGGTCCAGCTCCCGCAGCTGCGCCAGCCCGCGGAAGGCGTCGGGGTGGACGCGCCGCAGCCCCGGGTTGTGGCTGAGGTCCAGGCGCAGCAGCCCGCTGGCCTCCAGGAACATGTCGGCCGGCACCAGGCTGAAGTTGTTATAGCTAAGGTCGAGGTGTGCCAAGCGGCGGGCGCCCAGGAACAGCCCGGCCGGCAGCGCCGCCAGCGAGTTGTTGCGCAGGTCGAGGGCGCGCAGCTGCCCGTAGCAGGACAGGTACCCCGGCGGGATGCTGGCGATGCGGTTGTGCGCCAGGCTCAGGTTCCCGGTGTCCAGCGGCAGCTCCGGCGGCACCGAGAAGAGCCGCTGCCCGCTGCAGTCCACCGCCTGCCCGCGGCACGTGCACAGCACCGGGCAGCCCGCCCCGgcgcccgccgccaccgccgccgccgccgccgccaccagcCAGGGGCCCAGCAGCATGGCGGGGCGGCGGCGAGACACAGCCCGGCGGGCGCCGGCGAGGCCCGGGCCCTCACGGGGCGGCGGGAGCCATACCGGCACCGGGAGGGGGCCGCTCACGCCGAGAGCCACCGGCCGCAGGGAGCAGGGCCGGGCGCCGGGCGCTCACAGCGATGCTCCGGCCATGCCGGCCGCATCCGGGGGGCACGGCGGGCTGCGGGCCCCGGGGACCGGGTGGGGAGCTTGTCCGGCCGGTTCCGCTGCCTGCGAGGGAAAGGGGCCGGAGGAAGCCGGGGCCGCGGCTCCCGCAGCCCTGCGGGGCACCTGCAGCCTCCCCGTGCTCCCCATGCCGGGGCCACCCGCTCCTTCAGCCTCCCCGGGGGGGTTTCAGGCAAAGCagagccccagccccgctgACCTTGCTCAGCTCCGCGCTGCAGTGGCCAGAGCCGGGGGTGCCCGGTGTCCAGGTCCCCCCTTTCCCCCGTGGGGACCCCGCTTCCTCGGCACCCGCCCGGGTCCCCATCCTGGCCTGCTCTCGCCCCCCTCCCCATGGCCATCTTTGCTCCATCCTCCCTCGCCCGTgttccccccagccccatccccaccccacgGCCCCATCTCACGGAGGCAGGATGGTCACCACCGCCCCGGCCACCCCCTGCCTCCCCGGCCCCCGCTCCAGCCCCGGCTACTCACACCAGGGCGATGAGCAGGGCTCGGCTCCCCGCGGCCTGGGTGCTGAtggggggccgggggggtccCCGGGCGGCCGCCCTCGTCCCGGAGGCCGCCAAGTTGGGcgagctgctcctgcagccgcGGCCAAGGCTGCTGCCGAGCCTGGCAATGGGAGCAGGGTCTTTCcccacctccttcctcccctcctcctcctcgtcctcccttgtctctctctttctctttttttttttttcctctttttttttccttgagggCCAGATACTGACGTTTCGGTGTCTCTTAGCAACTGCCTCCACATCTCTGAGCAACAGGAGAGCGGGATGCGGAGCCGCCGGAGCGATGGAGACATGGagacggcggcggcggcggtggggAGCAACGTCCCCACCCCAAGGGACACCCTGGCCAGGCCGGGGGAGGGAACCGCACCCGCATGGCAGGATGGAGCGGGACGAGGGGTCCCGAGCCCTCCCCGCACCCCCGGCCCTGGGGAGCGTCCCCGTGGGATGGGGTGAATCAGGGTTTCCCGGGctctggaaacagaaacaaatgacGTCTCGGCAGAGGGGGAGAACAAGGCACCGGGATCACCCCGGGAGCACCGTTACCGGTGCTGCCACCCCGCAGGGACCCGCTGCCGCGGTGCAGCCGTGGCGGCTGCGGCAGGGGCGTGCATGCCCGTTGAAAACCGACCTAACCCTGCACACAAACCCCACCAGCCGCTGGAGCTGGAACGTGCTTTGGgttctgttttccctgctcaCAGACCTGGAAAATGCCTCAAGTTGACACTGATTGTTTTGCTCTGCCACAGCCGAAAAatcctgtttctcttctccttttggATGGGAAGGAATGGGATTCAGCCGCTGCCCTCCCCCCGCAGCTGGCTTTTGGCCATGAAACAGCCCTTTTGGATCACAAGGATGCCCATATTTTGCTCTGGAAACGTTGCCACACCATGGCTGTGGCACTGTTGGGAAGGAGGCACCTTCAACCTCTGCGTCTGGGGTGAGGGTTCCTcgttttcattttctcctgctgttttcaTGGGGTGGCTCTTTTTCCCGGCTGGATCCCGGTGCCTCCTGCTCCCGCGGGCGGCTCCTCCGCCTGGTGGCACATGGTGCCCCTCGCCGCGGTGTCACCGGCGCTGCTGGAAGCTCCGGGAGCCGAACGCACCCGGACAGCCCCGGAGCCAGCTCGGGCAGACACAGCACTGGAGATGAGACCGAGCTGGCTGCAggtctcctcctgctgcccagtGTTTTTCCACTCCCCCAGGATTTCGGGCTATGTTGGCAGCAAATGATCCAGACCATGCCCCTGAGTAGGGAGAGCTCGGCAGCGGCCGCCTGCCAACACCCCTGTGGTCACAGCCATGGGG
Encoded proteins:
- the LRRC55 gene encoding leucine-rich repeat-containing protein 55, with amino-acid sequence MLLGPWLVAAAAAAVAAGAGAGCPVLCTCRGQAVDCSGQRLFSVPPELPLDTGNLSLAHNRIASIPPGYLSCYGQLRALDLRNNSLAALPAGLFLGARRLAHLDLSYNNFSLVPADMFLEASGLLRLDLSHNPGLRRVHPDAFRGLAQLRELDLSFGALPALSLEALEGLPGLVALRLGGNPWVCGCAMEPFLKWLRGRIQRCAAESQLAECRAPPEVAGAPLLSLTDESFQACHLTLTLDDYLFIAFVGFVVSIASVATNFLLGITANCCHRWSKASEDEDV